In the Euphorbia lathyris chromosome 5, ddEupLath1.1, whole genome shotgun sequence genome, one interval contains:
- the LOC136229692 gene encoding GDSL esterase/lipase At3g26430-like — MEIWRCFKENDVKGLPKIVHLVDVYEACQLGKQHQIPFPFQSSWKAKRTIIAYSLISLWSNDSFISGRQKVDTFIGLKINTLRTVSGGEYLSNEFDKYCRHNGSLISFSNSQKSKLACNFPAIFNFGDSNSDTGGLFAAFGPLPSPYGQTFFHHPSGRYSDGRLMIDFMAESLGLPYLSAYLDSVGSNFSHGTNFATAGSTIRPTTNNYPSSKYGFSPFSLNVQLIEYSYFKNRTEKYITQGGEFAALPKADYFLKGLYTFDIGQNDMTEGYFSILTNDKKTNDQIKATVPDMISQFSNVIKGVYALGGRSFWIHNTGPLGCYPFVLKNLPIKPEQLDKYGCGIPYNDVPQYFNQLLKEAVIQLRKDLPLAALTYVDIYSLKYTLITQATKLGFETFLPYRPNGGEFDTDPKAIMWDGTHFTEMANKWLFQQFVNGSFSDPPTPLNLACP; from the exons ATGGAAATTTGGAGATGCTTTAAGGAAAATGATGTAAAAGGTTTGCCTAAAATTGTTCATCTTGTTGATGTTTATGAAGCTTGTCAACTTGGAAAGCAGCACCAAATTCCTTTTCCCTTCCAATCTTCATGGAAAGCAAAAAGGACCATTATAGCTTATTCACTCATATCTTTGTGGTCTAATGATAGTTTCATCTCTGGGAG GCAGAAAGTGGACACTTTTATTGGACTAAAAATCAATACATTAAGGACTGTCAGTGGAGGTGAATATCTCTCAAATGAATTTGACAAATATTGCAGACACAATG GATcattaatttcattttcaaaTTCACAAAAATCAAAACTGGCATGTAATTTTCCGGCGATATTCAACTTCGGAGACTCGAATTCTGATACCGGTGGTCTCTTTGCTGCATTTGGACCACTCCCTTCACCATATGGACAAACTTTCTTCCACCACCCGTCCGGCCGCTACTCCGATGGTCGTCTCATGATTGATTTTATGG CCGAAAGCCTGGGATTGCCATATCTGAGTGCATATTTGGATTCAGTGGGCTCAAACTTCAGCCATGGAACCAATTTTGCAACAGCTGGTTCAACCATAAGACCAACCACAAATAATTACCCAAGTTCCAAATATGGGTTTAGTCCATTTTCATTAAATGTACAACTTATTGAATACTCATATTTCAAGAATAGAACTGAGAAATATATTACCCAAG GTGGAGAATTCGCAGCATTGCCTAAAGCTGACTACTTCCTAAAAGGTTTGTATACCTTTGACATTGGTCAAAATGATATGACAGAAggttatttttccatattgacTAATGATAAAAAGACTAATGATCAAATTAAAGCAACTGTCCCTGATATGATTTCTCAATTCTCCAATGTTATTAAG GGAGTGTATGCATTGGGAGGAAGATCATTTTGGATACACAATACAGGGCCACTAGGTTGCTATCCATTTGTATTGAAAAACCTTCCAATAAAACCAGAGCAGCTAGATAAATATGGGTGTGGCATACCCTATAATGATGTTCCTCAGTATTTCAATCAGTTGTTGAAAGAAGCTGTTATTCAACTAAGAAAAGATCTTCCTCTTGCTGCTCTTACTTATGTTGATATATACTCTTTAAAGTATACTCTTATCACTCAAGCCACAAAATTAG GATTTGAGACGTTTCTTCCATATCGTCCAAATGGAGGTGAATTTGACACAGACCCGAAGGCAATAATGTGGGATGGAACCCATTTCACTGAAATGGCTAACAAATGGCTCTTCCAACAATTTGTTAATGGCTCTTTTTCAGATCCACCAACTCCTTTAAATCTTGCTTGTCCATAA